One Mycolicibacterium sarraceniae genomic window carries:
- a CDS encoding NAD(P)/FAD-dependent oxidoreductase encodes MPTINGVVSHWFTELPHPRPALPGDRDADVCIVGAGYTGLWTAYYLKQADPSLRITVLEARFAGFGASGRNGGWLSGLAPGHRGLLAKQYGRASVVAWQQTLNAAVDEVIEVAARENIDADILKGGNLEVARNAAQARRLRAEADEDREWGTDGIELLSAAEAAARVQVDSLVLGSFNPHCARIQPAKLARGLADVVQRLGVTIYEQTPVVEISPGRAQTPMGAVRAPIVLRATEGFTPRMRRLRRRWLPMNSAMIATEPIPDGTWARIGWEGRETIGDLAHGFFYAQRTADNRIAIGGRAVPYRYGSRIDHDGAVGADTIGYLTRVLNTVLPQTRGVPIAHGWCGVLGVPRDWSAGVSLDPATGLGEAGGYVGHGVTATNLAGRTLTDLVLKRSTPLTALPWVGHRSRAWEPEPLRWLGVRGMYTAYKVADRHEARGRSTTSPIAVVADAIARRP; translated from the coding sequence ATGCCCACGATTAACGGCGTCGTCTCCCACTGGTTCACCGAACTGCCCCACCCTCGCCCCGCCCTGCCCGGTGACCGCGACGCCGATGTCTGCATCGTCGGCGCCGGCTACACCGGCTTGTGGACCGCCTACTACCTGAAGCAGGCCGACCCGTCACTGCGAATCACCGTGCTGGAAGCCCGTTTTGCCGGGTTCGGCGCCTCCGGGCGCAACGGCGGCTGGCTGTCCGGACTGGCGCCCGGTCACCGCGGACTGCTGGCCAAGCAGTACGGTCGCGCCTCCGTGGTGGCCTGGCAGCAGACCCTCAACGCCGCCGTCGATGAGGTGATCGAGGTGGCGGCCAGGGAGAACATCGACGCCGACATCCTCAAGGGCGGCAACCTTGAAGTGGCCCGCAACGCGGCTCAGGCCCGCCGGCTGCGCGCCGAGGCTGACGAGGACCGCGAGTGGGGGACGGACGGCATCGAGCTGCTGAGCGCTGCCGAAGCCGCCGCCCGGGTCCAGGTGGACAGCCTGGTGCTCGGCTCGTTCAACCCGCACTGCGCGCGAATCCAGCCGGCCAAGCTGGCACGCGGTCTGGCCGACGTCGTCCAACGCCTCGGCGTGACGATCTACGAGCAGACGCCGGTGGTCGAGATCAGTCCAGGGCGGGCCCAGACCCCGATGGGCGCGGTGCGCGCACCGATCGTGTTGCGCGCCACCGAAGGGTTCACGCCGCGGATGCGCAGGCTGCGGCGGCGCTGGCTGCCGATGAACAGCGCGATGATCGCCACCGAACCGATCCCGGACGGCACCTGGGCCCGGATCGGCTGGGAGGGCCGCGAAACCATCGGCGATCTGGCGCACGGGTTCTTCTACGCACAGCGCACCGCCGACAACCGCATCGCGATCGGCGGCCGAGCCGTGCCCTATCGCTACGGGTCCCGCATCGATCACGACGGCGCCGTCGGCGCGGACACCATCGGCTACCTGACCCGGGTGCTCAACACCGTCCTGCCGCAGACTCGCGGGGTGCCGATCGCCCACGGTTGGTGCGGCGTGCTGGGCGTGCCCCGCGACTGGTCGGCCGGCGTCAGCCTGGATCCAGCGACCGGGTTGGGTGAGGCGGGCGGCTACGTTGGGCACGGGGTGACGGCGACCAACCTGGCCGGCCGGACCCTGACCGACCTGGTGCTCAAGCGGTCGACACCATTGACCGCGCTGCCCTGGGTCGGCCATCGCTCCCGTGCCTGGGAGCCGGAACCGTTGCGCTGGCTCGGGGTGCGGGGAATGTACACCGCCTACAAGGTGGCCGACCGGCACGAGGCGCGCGGGCGATCCACGACATCACCGATCGCCGTTGTCGCCGATGCCATCGCGCGCAGGCCCTAG
- a CDS encoding DUF427 domain-containing protein: MSTREIRQPTAEHPIAITPTTGRVQVRVNGELVADTRAALGLAESTYPVVQYIPISDVDPAVLTATGTQTYCPYKGDASYFSVTAAGTTVEDAIWTYNEPYPAVAAIAGRVAFYPDKADISIDPD, encoded by the coding sequence ATGAGCACCCGAGAGATCAGGCAGCCCACCGCCGAGCATCCAATCGCGATCACCCCGACCACCGGCCGGGTCCAGGTCCGGGTCAACGGTGAACTGGTCGCCGACACCCGCGCCGCGCTCGGCCTGGCCGAATCTACTTATCCTGTCGTCCAATACATTCCTATCAGTGATGTCGACCCTGCGGTGCTGACCGCTACCGGCACTCAGACGTACTGCCCGTACAAGGGCGACGCGAGCTATTTCAGCGTCACGGCCGCGGGCACGACCGTCGAGGACGCGATCTGGACCTACAACGAGCCCTATCCCGCGGTTGCCGCGATCGCCGGGCGCGTCGCGTTCTACCCGGACAAGGCCGACATCAGCATCGACCCGGACTGA
- a CDS encoding DNA-3-methyladenine glycosylase family protein, whose protein sequence is MAAVERTLVFPGPASPGLTLAPQRRGPGDPCYQLDGERVIWRTSLLASGPVTARIQRTAPATVGCQAWGEGAHEYLDALPALLGCDDDASGFRPQHPVVAAAAARVPHLRLGRTGRVLEALIPAVIEQRVPGADAFRAWRLLVTKFGTPAPGPAPVRMRVPPSAEVWRRIPSWEFHRANVDPGRARTIVGCAQRAATLERLSGRAAVEAREALITLPGVGVWTAAEVAQRAFGDADALSIGDYHIAKMIGWTLIGRPVDDAGMVELLEPMRPHRYRVVRMLEASGLAYEPRRGARLPVQQISTL, encoded by the coding sequence TTGGCCGCTGTCGAGCGCACGCTGGTGTTCCCCGGCCCGGCCAGCCCCGGGCTGACGCTCGCGCCGCAACGCCGCGGCCCGGGTGACCCGTGCTACCAGCTCGACGGCGAGCGGGTGATCTGGCGGACCAGCCTGCTGGCCAGCGGTCCGGTCACCGCGCGGATCCAGCGCACCGCCCCCGCCACCGTCGGCTGCCAGGCCTGGGGCGAGGGTGCCCACGAGTACCTCGACGCCCTGCCCGCGCTGCTGGGGTGCGACGACGACGCCAGTGGCTTCCGTCCGCAGCACCCGGTGGTGGCGGCCGCGGCGGCGCGCGTCCCGCATCTGCGGCTCGGCAGGACCGGACGGGTGCTGGAGGCGTTGATCCCGGCCGTGATCGAGCAGCGGGTACCCGGTGCCGACGCGTTTCGCGCCTGGCGATTGTTGGTCACCAAGTTCGGCACCCCGGCTCCGGGGCCTGCCCCGGTGCGGATGCGCGTGCCGCCGTCGGCGGAGGTGTGGCGGCGCATCCCCTCGTGGGAGTTCCACCGCGCCAACGTCGACCCCGGCCGCGCCCGCACTATCGTCGGCTGCGCGCAGCGGGCGGCGACGCTGGAGCGGTTATCGGGGCGTGCCGCAGTCGAGGCCCGCGAAGCTCTCATCACACTCCCCGGTGTGGGGGTGTGGACGGCGGCCGAGGTCGCCCAGCGTGCCTTCGGTGACGCCGACGCACTCTCGATCGGCGACTATCACATCGCGAAGATGATCGGTTGGACATTGATCGGCCGACCGGTCGACGACGCGGGGATGGTGGAGTTGCTCGAGCCGATGCGCCCGCACCGCTATCGCGTCGTCCGGATGCTTGAGGCCAGCGGCCTAGCCTACGAACCGCGCCGTGGAGCCCGACTCCCGGTCCAGCAGATCAGCACGTTGTAA
- a CDS encoding chloride channel protein has translation MAQAPTGSRAGGWLGEFLRQSPYIRKWLILGVAIGVTAGLGAVIFYLALDYTGQFLLGYLGGYHPPQAYADGGGTGSAGLVRPWAIPLIVFGGALVSAVLVAKLAPEAEGHGTDNAIDAVHTNPRSIRVRAVLVKLVSSALTIGSGGSGGREGPTAQISAGFGSLLTRVFDLSDADGRVAVSLGIGSGIGAIFGAPLGGAVLAASIVYREDFDYKALIPGFVTSGTAYAIYGSILGFEPMFGFVAHDYVFDPAQLGWFAVIGIASAAMGYLYARFFYGTVALTGRLPGNKIIKPAIGGLLVGLLALAIPQILSSGYGWVQIATTKEGLLSIPLWIVLVLPIAKIVATSLSIGSGGSGGIFGPGIVIGAFVGAALWRLADLAGLPAVPAGPAVFVIAGMMACFGSAAHAPLAVMLMVAEMTGSFSVVPGAMVAVGIAYLIIVGTPVSIYQAQRLNRETAAAERVANPAPEIIATAEDDAPDR, from the coding sequence ATGGCCCAAGCGCCGACCGGTAGCAGGGCAGGCGGATGGCTGGGCGAATTCCTGCGGCAGTCCCCCTACATTCGTAAGTGGCTGATTCTCGGGGTCGCGATCGGCGTGACCGCCGGGCTGGGTGCCGTGATCTTCTACCTCGCTCTGGACTACACCGGCCAGTTCCTGCTCGGCTACCTCGGTGGCTATCACCCGCCGCAGGCGTACGCCGACGGAGGCGGCACCGGTTCGGCGGGATTGGTCCGCCCATGGGCCATTCCGCTGATCGTGTTCGGCGGTGCGCTGGTCTCGGCCGTTCTGGTGGCCAAACTGGCGCCCGAAGCCGAGGGCCACGGCACTGACAATGCCATCGACGCCGTCCACACCAACCCCCGCTCGATCCGCGTCCGCGCGGTTCTGGTGAAACTGGTGTCCAGCGCACTGACGATCGGTTCCGGCGGCTCCGGCGGTCGCGAGGGGCCCACTGCCCAAATCTCGGCAGGATTCGGGTCCCTGCTGACGCGGGTCTTCGACCTGTCCGACGCCGACGGCCGCGTCGCGGTCTCGCTGGGTATCGGATCAGGCATCGGCGCGATCTTCGGGGCGCCGCTGGGTGGCGCGGTGCTGGCCGCCTCGATCGTCTACCGCGAGGATTTCGACTACAAGGCGCTGATCCCCGGGTTCGTCACCTCCGGGACGGCCTACGCGATCTACGGCTCGATTCTCGGTTTCGAGCCGATGTTCGGATTCGTCGCACACGACTACGTCTTCGATCCCGCGCAGCTTGGCTGGTTCGCGGTGATCGGAATCGCCTCGGCGGCAATGGGATACCTCTATGCACGATTCTTCTACGGCACCGTCGCACTCACCGGCCGGCTGCCCGGCAACAAGATCATCAAGCCCGCGATCGGCGGCTTGCTGGTCGGCCTGCTTGCTCTCGCGATCCCACAAATCCTGTCCAGCGGGTACGGCTGGGTGCAGATTGCGACGACCAAGGAAGGGCTGCTGTCGATTCCGCTGTGGATCGTGCTGGTACTCCCGATCGCCAAAATCGTTGCGACATCGCTGTCCATCGGCAGTGGCGGCTCCGGAGGCATTTTCGGGCCCGGCATCGTCATCGGCGCCTTCGTCGGCGCGGCGCTGTGGCGGCTGGCCGATCTGGCCGGTTTGCCCGCAGTGCCCGCGGGCCCAGCGGTTTTCGTGATCGCCGGCATGATGGCGTGCTTCGGCAGCGCCGCTCATGCGCCGCTGGCCGTCATGCTCATGGTCGCCGAGATGACCGGATCGTTCTCGGTGGTCCCGGGCGCTATGGTCGCCGTCGGCATCGCATACCTGATCATCGTCGGCACGCCGGTCTCGATTTATCAGGCCCAGCGGCTCAATCGTGAGACCGCGGCCGCCGAACGAGTCGCCAACCCGGCTCCGGAAATCATCGCCACCGCCGAGGATGACGCCCCGGACAGGTAG
- a CDS encoding HPr family phosphocarrier protein, with translation MHTKTVIVGSAIGLHARPAAIIAEAVVNAGVPVTLSVDGGEPVDAGSALMIMTLGAGNGAQVTVASEDEAACASIADLVRQDLDA, from the coding sequence ATGCACACCAAGACCGTCATCGTCGGCTCGGCGATCGGACTACACGCCCGCCCCGCCGCGATCATCGCCGAAGCCGTTGTCAACGCGGGCGTCCCGGTGACGTTATCGGTCGACGGCGGCGAGCCGGTAGACGCTGGTTCGGCTCTGATGATCATGACCCTGGGCGCCGGCAATGGTGCACAGGTCACCGTCGCCTCCGAGGACGAGGCCGCGTGCGCGAGCATCGCCGACCTGGTCCGGCAAGACCTCGACGCCTGA